One Nonomuraea angiospora DNA segment encodes these proteins:
- a CDS encoding diacylglycerol/lipid kinase family protein, with translation MSPIVAVVAHRKKTLGAGLDRLRVLITEEGVGELLWYEVPKSKKAPKKVRQALDQGAELVFVWGGDGMVQRCADAMAGSGVPMAVLPAGTANLFAANLGIPADLDEAVRIGFHGRREKLDLGVLNGEHFAVMAGAGFEAEMIAEASGRAKKRLGKLSYVKAAVRHVGEPLVPMKIKVDGTTWFEGRASCLLLGNVSTIAGGVEAFDDARPDDGWLEVGVSTAKGPLAWGRVIGRMAAGRSEDSPFVRITRARKVSARFGVPLMYELDGGEREPTSRLKAKAAAGALTVCLPPDEPEPA, from the coding sequence ATGTCCCCCATCGTGGCGGTCGTCGCGCACCGCAAGAAGACTCTCGGCGCCGGTCTGGACAGATTACGCGTGCTCATCACCGAGGAGGGCGTCGGCGAGCTGCTCTGGTACGAGGTGCCCAAGAGCAAGAAGGCGCCCAAGAAGGTCCGGCAAGCCCTCGATCAGGGCGCGGAGCTGGTGTTCGTCTGGGGCGGCGACGGCATGGTGCAGCGCTGCGCCGACGCGATGGCCGGCTCCGGCGTGCCGATGGCCGTGCTCCCCGCCGGCACGGCGAACCTGTTCGCCGCCAACCTCGGCATCCCCGCCGACCTCGACGAGGCGGTACGGATCGGCTTCCACGGCCGGCGCGAGAAGCTGGACCTGGGCGTGCTCAACGGCGAGCACTTCGCGGTGATGGCGGGGGCCGGGTTCGAGGCCGAGATGATCGCCGAGGCGAGCGGGCGGGCCAAGAAGCGGCTCGGCAAGCTGAGCTACGTCAAGGCGGCCGTCCGGCACGTCGGCGAGCCGCTCGTGCCGATGAAGATCAAGGTCGACGGGACGACCTGGTTCGAGGGCCGGGCGAGCTGCCTGCTGCTGGGCAACGTGAGCACGATCGCCGGCGGCGTCGAGGCGTTCGACGACGCGCGGCCGGACGACGGCTGGCTGGAGGTCGGCGTCTCGACCGCCAAGGGGCCGCTCGCCTGGGGGCGGGTGATCGGCAGGATGGCCGCGGGGCGTTCCGAGGACTCGCCGTTCGTCCGGATCACGCGGGCCAGGAAGGTGTCGGCCCGGTTCGGGGTCCCGCTGATGTACGAGCTCGACGGCGGGGAGCGCGAGCCCACCAGCCGGCTCAAGGCCAAGGCCGCCGCGGGCGCGCTCACGGTCTGCCTGCCACCGGACGAGCCCGAGCCGGCTTGA
- a CDS encoding phosphatase PAP2 family protein, which translates to MRLTLASVAVALVMIPFTLLLVVAKMPVNGLDAEAARYLHEYALTHPGVTRFLIVWTDLFGPWPWRIAVIAYAAWLLYKGAPRLAAWAVTTITVGGLLGLALKIVVARARPHLPDPVALAPGDSFPSGHAVNVTLGAGVLVLLVLPLLPRWGRVVAWAAACFVVLSVGYTRIALGVHWVSDVVAGIVLGVAVIAATAAAFETWRREEGRRPVSPPVEGVEPEFVKASDEKK; encoded by the coding sequence TTGCGACTGACCCTCGCCAGCGTGGCGGTGGCGCTCGTCATGATCCCGTTCACCTTGCTGCTCGTCGTGGCCAAGATGCCCGTCAACGGACTGGACGCGGAGGCCGCGCGGTATCTGCACGAGTACGCCCTCACCCATCCCGGGGTGACGAGGTTCCTCATCGTGTGGACGGATCTGTTCGGGCCGTGGCCGTGGCGCATCGCGGTCATCGCGTACGCCGCCTGGCTGCTGTACAAGGGCGCGCCGAGGCTGGCCGCCTGGGCGGTCACCACCATCACCGTGGGCGGGCTGCTCGGCCTGGCACTCAAGATCGTCGTGGCCCGGGCCAGGCCGCACCTTCCGGACCCCGTCGCGCTCGCGCCGGGCGACTCCTTCCCGTCGGGCCACGCGGTGAACGTGACGCTCGGCGCGGGGGTGCTCGTCCTGCTCGTCCTGCCCCTGCTGCCCCGGTGGGGGCGGGTGGTGGCGTGGGCCGCCGCGTGCTTCGTGGTGCTGTCCGTCGGCTACACGAGGATCGCGCTCGGCGTGCACTGGGTGAGCGACGTGGTCGCCGGGATCGTGCTGGGCGTGGCCGTGATCGCCGCGACGGCGGCGGCGTTCGAGACGTGGCGGCGCGAGGAGGGGCGCAGGCCCGTCTCGCCGCCGGTCGAGGGAGTGGAACCCGAGTTCGTGAAAGCGAGCGATGAGAAGAAGTGA
- a CDS encoding phosphatase PAP2 family protein, translating to MKRYALSILLPMILMAAVTYGVGRAILAWPTGEASVSRSLAAGRTPLWNTLTDFGSSLSDTPYIVALTAIAAIGFRLLYRRWRESIFLVAAVWGQSLIFLATTEAVGRHRPPVEHIDPAPPTSSFPSGHVSAAVAFYCGLALVLTSHVRNRALQVLIWALGIAAPLAVALSRLYRGMHFLSDVIWGALLGAGCVVMAARAILYARERRRRSELVRSA from the coding sequence GTGAAACGTTACGCGTTATCGATCCTGCTGCCGATGATCCTGATGGCCGCCGTGACGTACGGCGTGGGCAGGGCGATCCTCGCCTGGCCCACCGGCGAGGCGTCGGTGAGCCGGAGCCTGGCCGCCGGCCGGACCCCGCTGTGGAACACCCTCACCGACTTCGGCAGCAGCCTGTCGGACACCCCCTACATCGTGGCGCTCACCGCGATCGCCGCGATCGGCTTCAGACTCCTCTACCGGCGCTGGCGCGAATCGATCTTCCTCGTCGCGGCCGTCTGGGGCCAGTCCCTCATCTTCCTGGCCACCACCGAGGCCGTCGGCCGGCACCGGCCGCCCGTGGAGCACATCGACCCGGCCCCGCCCACCTCCAGCTTCCCGTCGGGGCACGTCAGCGCCGCCGTCGCGTTCTACTGCGGGCTGGCGCTCGTCCTGACCTCGCATGTCCGCAACAGAGCGCTCCAGGTGCTGATCTGGGCGCTCGGAATCGCCGCCCCGCTCGCCGTCGCCCTGTCGCGCCTCTATCGCGGCATGCACTTCCTCAGCGACGTGATCTGGGGCGCGCTGCTCGGCGCGGGCTGCGTCGTCATGGCCGCCCGGGCCATCCTGTACGCGCGCGAGCGGCGGCGGCGCTCAGAACTCGTTCGATCTGCGTAA
- a CDS encoding phospholipase D family protein, with product MRLDDWFLTGPERGNDATRLAPWTEGNLVRPLVHGATYFAELAERLAGLGKDDLLLFSDWRGDPDERLTPDGPEVAAALAGAAERGALVRGLIWRSHLDFLRFSSAENRHLGEDIEAAGGQALLDTRVRRGGSHHQKFVVLRHDRRPDRDVAFVGGIDLCHSRRDDAEHLGDPQAAPMPGAYSDRPPWHDVQVAISGPAVAEVEKVFCERWEDPAPETRQPFRRLRDRMSRMDDVPPLPEPGPAPAAAGTHAVQLLRTYPHLRHAYPFAPEGERSVARAYRKVLTRARSLVYLEDQYLWSTEVIEPFAEALEREPGLRMIIVVPRHPDQDGWLAGPASLIGRSEALARLMRAGDGRVAIYDLENHRSTPVYVHAKVCVVDDVWASVGSDNVNLRSWTFDSELSCAVLDAEPDPRPPSGARRFARDLRLTLAAEHLDRDPGDLDDLLDPKSAYEAFAESAARLEAWHRDGRRGPRPPGRLRPHPRPGLGRVRRALAMPLYRAVVDPDGRPARLRRSNEF from the coding sequence ATGAGGCTGGACGACTGGTTCCTCACCGGCCCCGAGCGCGGGAACGACGCGACCAGGCTCGCCCCCTGGACGGAGGGCAACCTGGTGCGCCCGCTCGTGCACGGGGCCACCTACTTCGCCGAGCTCGCCGAGCGGCTGGCCGGCCTCGGCAAGGACGACCTGCTGCTGTTCTCCGACTGGCGCGGCGACCCCGACGAGCGGCTCACGCCGGACGGCCCCGAGGTGGCGGCCGCGCTGGCGGGGGCGGCCGAGAGGGGAGCCCTGGTCCGAGGGCTGATCTGGCGCTCGCACCTGGACTTCCTGCGCTTCAGCTCGGCCGAGAACCGGCACCTCGGCGAGGACATCGAGGCGGCCGGCGGGCAGGCGCTGCTCGACACCCGGGTGCGGCGTGGGGGCTCGCACCACCAGAAGTTCGTCGTCCTGCGCCATGACCGCCGCCCGGACCGGGACGTGGCGTTCGTCGGCGGCATCGACCTGTGCCACAGCCGCCGCGACGACGCCGAGCACCTGGGCGACCCGCAGGCGGCGCCGATGCCCGGCGCGTACAGTGATCGCCCGCCGTGGCACGACGTCCAGGTGGCGATCAGCGGCCCGGCCGTGGCCGAGGTGGAGAAGGTCTTCTGCGAGCGATGGGAGGACCCGGCGCCGGAGACGCGCCAGCCGTTCAGGCGGCTGCGCGACCGCATGAGCCGGATGGACGACGTGCCGCCGCTGCCGGAGCCCGGCCCCGCGCCGGCGGCGGCCGGGACGCATGCCGTGCAGCTCCTGAGGACCTATCCCCACCTGCGCCACGCCTACCCGTTCGCGCCGGAGGGCGAGCGCAGCGTGGCCAGGGCGTACCGCAAGGTCCTGACGCGGGCGAGATCGCTGGTCTACCTGGAGGACCAGTACCTGTGGTCCACGGAGGTGATCGAGCCGTTCGCCGAGGCGCTGGAGCGCGAGCCGGGCCTGCGAATGATCATCGTGGTGCCCCGCCATCCCGACCAGGACGGCTGGCTGGCCGGCCCGGCCAGCCTGATCGGCAGGTCGGAAGCGCTGGCCCGGCTGATGCGCGCGGGCGACGGCCGGGTCGCGATCTACGATCTGGAGAACCACCGGAGCACGCCGGTGTACGTGCACGCCAAGGTCTGCGTGGTCGACGACGTGTGGGCGAGCGTCGGCTCCGACAACGTGAACCTGCGCTCGTGGACGTTCGACTCCGAGCTGAGCTGCGCCGTCCTCGACGCGGAGCCCGACCCGCGCCCGCCCTCGGGCGCCCGCAGGTTCGCCAGGGACCTCCGGCTCACGCTCGCCGCCGAGCACCTGGACCGCGACCCCGGCGACCTGGACGACCTGCTCGACCCCAAGAGCGCGTACGAGGCGTTCGCCGAGTCCGCCGCGCGGCTGGAGGCCTGGCACCGGGACGGCCGCCGGGGGCCCCGCCCGCCGGGCCGGCTGCGCCCGCATCCGCGGCCCGGACTGGGCCGCGTCCGCCGGGCGCTGGCCATGCCGCTGTACCGGGCGGTCGTGGACCCCGACGGGCGGCCCGCGCGGTTACGCAGATCGAACGAGTTCTGA
- a CDS encoding DUF1206 domain-containing protein: MTEAEAKARQAADSPAMDKLARVGLVCRGVLYGLIGVLAVQIAFGDGGREADKNGAISTVASLPFGAVLLWIMVVGFAALALWQASEAIFGAHEVKDRVESASRVAVYVFVCSTLLTMLLSHKTASDDQRTQDLTGKLLELPAGQVLVGAIGLGVIALGVYWMRHGIKKEFRKELRPMPRRAGSVMDRLGLAGYLARGLIAALAGVFVVQAAVTFDPDKAGGIDATLRAFADTPAGPWLLVVVALGLLLFAGYCFGEARWRRT; encoded by the coding sequence ATGACCGAAGCCGAGGCCAAAGCGAGACAGGCGGCGGACAGCCCCGCCATGGACAAGCTGGCGCGGGTAGGGCTGGTCTGCCGCGGCGTGCTGTACGGGCTGATCGGAGTGCTGGCCGTGCAGATCGCGTTCGGGGACGGCGGGCGGGAGGCCGACAAGAACGGGGCGATCAGCACGGTCGCGTCGTTGCCGTTCGGGGCCGTGCTCTTGTGGATCATGGTCGTGGGGTTCGCCGCCCTGGCCCTGTGGCAGGCGTCGGAGGCCATCTTCGGCGCCCACGAAGTCAAGGACCGGGTGGAGTCGGCCAGCCGGGTCGCGGTCTACGTGTTCGTGTGCTCCACGCTGCTGACCATGCTGCTGTCGCACAAGACCGCCTCCGACGACCAGCGGACCCAGGACCTCACCGGGAAGCTGCTCGAGTTGCCCGCGGGGCAGGTCCTCGTGGGCGCGATCGGGCTCGGCGTCATCGCGCTCGGCGTCTACTGGATGCGGCACGGCATCAAGAAGGAGTTCCGCAAGGAGCTCAGGCCGATGCCGAGGCGGGCCGGCTCGGTGATGGACCGGCTCGGCCTGGCGGGCTACCTCGCGCGCGGGCTGATCGCCGCGCTGGCCGGCGTCTTCGTGGTCCAGGCGGCCGTCACCTTCGACCCGGACAAGGCCGGCGGCATCGACGCCACGCTCAGGGCGTTCGCCGACACTCCGGCCGGGCCCTGGCTGCTGGTGGTGGTGGCCCTCGGGCTGCTGCTGTTCGCCGGCTACTGCTTCGGAGAGGCCCGCTGGCGGCGTACATGA
- a CDS encoding DUF3592 domain-containing protein: MENLFQYFPLLFVAVGILIVLVSIKGVVDRGQFVRRAQRVPGVVSDVRTTFTGQGEHLRARQRPVLTFTTVEGREITTEAATTSGLGVGNETEVLYDPRNPTRAVPAADAGGGHGAIVVGFVVVAIGLAFFAGFAAFSGSSGSSGPGERDRQSQCEMQQADGSFAPIDCPPDLDLGE; encoded by the coding sequence GTGGAAAATCTGTTCCAGTACTTCCCGCTGCTGTTCGTGGCGGTGGGCATACTGATCGTTCTGGTTTCGATCAAGGGGGTCGTCGACCGCGGGCAGTTCGTCCGGCGGGCGCAGCGGGTGCCGGGCGTGGTCAGCGACGTCCGGACCACGTTCACGGGGCAAGGCGAGCACCTGAGAGCGCGGCAGCGGCCCGTCCTGACCTTCACGACCGTGGAGGGGCGGGAAATCACCACCGAGGCGGCGACCACCTCCGGCCTCGGCGTCGGCAACGAGACCGAGGTGCTCTACGACCCGCGGAACCCGACCAGGGCCGTGCCCGCGGCCGACGCCGGCGGGGGCCACGGCGCGATCGTCGTCGGATTCGTCGTCGTCGCCATCGGCCTGGCCTTCTTCGCGGGCTTCGCCGCGTTCTCCGGGTCCTCCGGCTCCTCCGGCCCCGGAGAACGCGACCGGCAGAGCCAGTGCGAGATGCAGCAGGCCGACGGCTCCTTCGCGCCCATCGACTGCCCGCCCGATCTCGACCTCGGCGAGTGA
- a CDS encoding AMP-binding enzyme yields MTESGLEQRLPGHPAVTECVVVEGEQVIAYVVVGETGRLTKFLTELVPRRRLPDVVAVVPALPRTPEGEIDVAALPLPVAEGPRPEGGKGGGAAAGSGSLVVGGTLLFGFLAFATTNVFWPYSTDLSGVPLPWAALFFGLYLFECLSFGLGVMVLLRGRSALARRGRSASLTTAAWLALAWLLLAWWPQDNFYRLAAKTDWPQQAALVYAFNVTLMIAAAVLVAFVSGRRR; encoded by the coding sequence TTGACCGAGAGCGGGCTCGAACAGCGCTTACCCGGGCACCCGGCGGTGACCGAGTGTGTCGTGGTCGAGGGCGAGCAGGTGATCGCCTACGTCGTGGTCGGTGAGACGGGCCGGCTCACGAAGTTCCTGACGGAGCTGGTGCCGCGGCGGCGGCTGCCCGACGTGGTCGCGGTCGTGCCGGCGTTGCCGCGCACGCCGGAGGGCGAGATCGACGTCGCGGCGCTGCCCCTGCCGGTGGCGGAGGGGCCGCGGCCCGAGGGCGGCAAGGGCGGCGGCGCGGCGGCCGGGAGCGGTTCGCTGGTGGTCGGGGGCACGCTCCTGTTCGGCTTCCTGGCCTTTGCGACCACCAACGTCTTCTGGCCCTACTCCACCGACCTGTCCGGCGTGCCGCTGCCCTGGGCGGCGCTGTTCTTCGGGCTCTACCTCTTCGAGTGCCTCTCGTTCGGGCTGGGCGTGATGGTCCTGCTGCGGGGCCGCTCGGCGCTGGCCCGGCGGGGCCGCTCCGCGTCGCTGACCACGGCGGCCTGGCTGGCGCTCGCGTGGCTGCTGCTGGCGTGGTGGCCGCAGGACAACTTCTACCGCCTGGCCGCCAAGACCGACTGGCCGCAGCAGGCGGCCCTGGTCTACGCATTCAACGTCACCCTGATGATCGCCGCGGCGGTGCTCGTCGCCTTCGTCTCCGGCCGGCGAAGATGA
- a CDS encoding alpha/beta fold hydrolase, with translation MRARAAAGLLIVVAVPAALVAGLGALWAAAAASGNRYVALTVAAPALAGVAWGLCRLALRRVAGSRVRRWVPIAVAGAELAAVAVPLAGLLFGGPPPRPMAAGPGTRYWDLPTGSRIAYTRTPAEGERADTPVILVHGGPGAPDAEPSPLAPALAAAGFDVYAYHQVGAGLSGRLSDVGGYTVARHVADLDAVRAAIGADRVVLAGVSWGGQLVAAYLAAHPDRVARAVVASPGTMWSPAFPDNRHLTASGLRDQNSALWDRHPRLLLAAALVEVAGPRAAHALLPGEAMDGEFESLVGDLDMRAGCPGRPLREPPSGSGFWANVMTARDAGRMADPRPALRRVAVPVLVLRGSCDYLAPEVAREYADVLPNAAFRAIDGSGHDIAHDRPAEYRELVTAFLRGDPNAR, from the coding sequence GTGAGGGCAAGGGCAGCGGCTGGGCTGCTCATCGTGGTGGCGGTCCCGGCCGCGCTCGTCGCGGGACTCGGCGCGCTGTGGGCCGCCGCCGCGGCGAGCGGCAACCGGTACGTGGCGCTGACCGTGGCCGCACCGGCGCTGGCGGGCGTGGCCTGGGGGTTGTGCCGATTGGCGCTGCGGCGCGTGGCGGGCTCACGGGTACGGCGCTGGGTGCCGATCGCGGTCGCCGGGGCGGAGCTGGCGGCCGTGGCCGTCCCCCTCGCGGGCCTGCTGTTCGGCGGGCCGCCGCCCCGGCCGATGGCGGCCGGGCCCGGCACGCGGTACTGGGACCTGCCGACCGGCTCGCGCATCGCCTACACGCGGACCCCGGCCGAGGGCGAGCGCGCGGACACGCCGGTGATCCTCGTGCACGGCGGGCCGGGCGCGCCGGACGCCGAGCCGTCGCCGCTTGCGCCCGCGCTCGCCGCCGCGGGCTTCGACGTGTACGCCTACCACCAGGTGGGCGCGGGCCTGTCCGGCCGCCTGTCCGACGTGGGCGGCTACACGGTCGCCCGGCACGTCGCCGACCTCGACGCCGTCAGGGCCGCGATCGGCGCCGACCGCGTCGTGCTGGCCGGCGTCTCCTGGGGCGGCCAGCTCGTCGCCGCCTACCTGGCCGCGCACCCGGACCGGGTCGCCCGCGCGGTCGTGGCCTCGCCGGGAACGATGTGGTCTCCCGCCTTCCCGGACAACCGGCACCTGACGGCGAGCGGGCTGCGCGACCAGAACAGCGCGCTGTGGGACCGCCATCCGCGCTTGCTGCTGGCCGCCGCGCTCGTCGAGGTCGCGGGGCCTCGCGCCGCCCACGCGCTGCTGCCGGGCGAGGCGATGGACGGCGAGTTCGAGTCCCTCGTCGGCGACCTGGACATGCGGGCGGGATGTCCCGGCCGGCCGCTGCGGGAGCCGCCGTCGGGGTCGGGGTTCTGGGCCAACGTCATGACCGCGCGCGACGCCGGCCGGATGGCCGACCCCCGGCCCGCGCTGCGCCGGGTCGCCGTGCCCGTGCTGGTGCTGCGCGGCTCGTGCGACTACCTGGCGCCCGAGGTCGCCCGCGAGTACGCCGACGTGCTGCCGAACGCCGCCTTCCGCGCGATCGACGGCTCCGGCCACGACATCGCCCACGACCGGCCCGCCGAGTACCGGGAGCTGGTCACCGCGTTCCTGCGCGGCGACCCGAATGCCCGTTGA
- a CDS encoding MFS transporter — MIATTRAAARPPIVTGALLVRMATVMASSIGFFLPFAVVPEYAERSAGATVAGAANAALLVTTVAVELAAPALVARLGYRWALGLGLVALGGPTLVLVTSSDAAAVIAVSALRGVGFAVTVVAGGALTAELVPAERRGEGLALVGLVSGVSALLALPAGTWLAQVAGYDAVFVATAAVPVLSVLTVPFLPGRPAVAGRAAGVPAGLRSPYLMWPAAVFAASAAGTGILCTFVPLAVRGGPVWVAPAALLAQSATATLAKWVAGRVGDRRGHEGLLLAGLVLSAGGMAAVSLTHWSVSVVAGAAVFGAGFGVLQNATMTIMYGRVRPELFSTVSALWNAAYDSGMAAGAFAVGLLAPLTGYPPALLVTAALMALAGAFVPRARRAPSALVGP, encoded by the coding sequence GTGATCGCCACCACGCGCGCGGCGGCGCGGCCGCCGATCGTCACCGGGGCGCTGCTGGTGCGGATGGCCACCGTGATGGCCTCGTCGATCGGGTTCTTCCTGCCGTTCGCCGTCGTTCCCGAGTACGCCGAGCGGTCGGCGGGCGCCACCGTCGCCGGCGCCGCGAACGCGGCCCTGCTGGTGACCACCGTGGCCGTCGAGCTGGCCGCACCCGCCCTGGTGGCCAGGCTCGGCTACCGGTGGGCGCTCGGCCTGGGCCTCGTCGCCCTTGGCGGGCCGACCCTCGTGCTGGTGACGTCCTCGGACGCCGCGGCCGTCATCGCCGTCAGCGCCCTGCGCGGCGTCGGCTTCGCGGTCACGGTCGTGGCGGGCGGCGCGCTCACCGCCGAACTCGTGCCGGCCGAGCGGCGCGGCGAGGGGCTCGCGCTGGTGGGCCTGGTCAGCGGGGTCAGCGCGCTCCTGGCGCTGCCCGCGGGCACCTGGCTCGCGCAGGTCGCGGGCTACGACGCCGTCTTCGTCGCCACCGCCGCCGTCCCCGTCCTGTCCGTCCTCACCGTCCCGTTCCTGCCGGGCCGTCCGGCGGTCGCGGGGCGGGCCGCCGGGGTGCCGGCCGGCCTGCGCTCGCCGTACCTGATGTGGCCGGCCGCCGTGTTCGCCGCGTCGGCCGCGGGGACCGGGATCCTGTGCACCTTCGTGCCGCTCGCGGTACGCGGCGGGCCTGTCTGGGTCGCGCCGGCCGCGCTGCTGGCGCAGTCGGCCACCGCGACGCTGGCCAAATGGGTCGCCGGCCGCGTCGGCGACCGCCGCGGGCACGAGGGGCTCCTGCTCGCCGGGCTCGTCCTGTCCGCGGGAGGGATGGCCGCCGTGTCGCTGACGCACTGGAGCGTGAGCGTCGTCGCCGGCGCCGCCGTCTTCGGCGCCGGATTCGGCGTCCTGCAGAACGCCACCATGACCATCATGTACGGGCGCGTCCGCCCGGAGCTGTTCAGCACCGTCAGCGCCCTGTGGAACGCCGCCTACGACAGCGGCATGGCCGCCGGCGCGTTCGCGGTCGGCCTCCTGGCTCCCCTGACCGGCTACCCGCCGGCGCTGCTGGTCACCGCGGCCCTGATGGCACTCGCCGGCGCCTTCGTCCCCCGGGCCCGCAGGGCCCCGTCGGCTCTTGTGGGGCCATGA
- a CDS encoding SRPBCC domain-containing protein, translating to MITHATFVAEHVYAVPPVEVFSAWADPAVKARWAGGPPGWNPRLDLDFRVDGVERCHGLQTGGPAHTVQARYLDIVPSKRIVYSYDVLLDQVRALVSLATIEFVRHGPGTRLVHTEQAAFLTDDDTSRFEQHMRNALKSLEAELGGPAPPPSRQGAARPPGRPATRRDAASPLPGGEARP from the coding sequence ATGATCACGCACGCCACCTTCGTGGCCGAGCACGTGTACGCCGTCCCGCCGGTCGAGGTCTTCTCCGCCTGGGCCGACCCGGCCGTCAAGGCCCGCTGGGCCGGCGGTCCCCCAGGCTGGAACCCGCGCCTCGACCTGGACTTCCGCGTCGACGGAGTGGAGCGGTGCCACGGCCTCCAGACCGGCGGCCCCGCGCACACCGTCCAGGCTCGTTACCTGGACATCGTGCCGAGCAAACGCATCGTCTACAGCTACGACGTGCTGCTCGACCAGGTACGCGCCCTGGTCTCGCTGGCCACGATCGAGTTCGTCCGGCACGGGCCGGGCACCAGGCTCGTCCACACCGAGCAGGCCGCCTTCCTCACCGACGACGACACCTCCCGGTTCGAGCAGCACATGCGCAACGCGCTGAAGTCGCTGGAGGCGGAGCTGGGCGGGCCGGCGCCACCCCCATCCCGGCAGGGCGCCGCCAGGCCGCCGGGCAGGCCGGCCACCCGGCGAGACGCCGCCAGTCCCCTCCCCGGTGGGGAGGCACGGCCGTGA
- a CDS encoding lysophospholipid acyltransferase family protein — translation MNTAVDILAPAPAAPAAALDPWRPFGPCTAQACLAPAARASRPLLLVARLCAALLVVLAGVPVSLVGRVRTSWRAKLTMAWARLLLRALGIRLEVTGAPAVPDGGALVVANHVSWLDPLVVAATLPSRPLAKREIGEWPVIRTLARGSGALFIDRERLSALPSAVAAVADALREGDTVVAFPEGTTWCGRGMGRFRPAVFQAAVDTGAAVRPATLRYREGTAASTRACYVGDDSLLASMVRVAGTRDLVVEVTLFAPVPPARPEGRRSEARAALARIAEARVRTGADDLVHTAVTGH, via the coding sequence GTGAACACGGCCGTTGACATCCTGGCCCCTGCCCCTGCTGCCCCGGCGGCCGCGCTCGATCCCTGGCGTCCGTTCGGCCCGTGCACCGCGCAGGCCTGCCTGGCGCCCGCCGCCCGCGCCAGCAGGCCCCTCCTCCTGGTCGCCCGGCTGTGCGCCGCGCTGCTCGTGGTGCTCGCCGGGGTGCCGGTGTCCCTCGTGGGGCGGGTACGGACGTCGTGGCGGGCGAAGCTGACCATGGCCTGGGCGCGGCTGCTCCTGCGCGCGCTCGGGATCCGGCTCGAGGTCACCGGCGCCCCGGCCGTTCCGGACGGGGGCGCCCTGGTCGTGGCCAACCACGTGTCCTGGCTCGACCCGCTGGTGGTCGCGGCCACGCTGCCGTCGCGGCCGCTGGCCAAGCGCGAGATCGGCGAGTGGCCGGTCATCCGCACGCTGGCGAGGGGCTCGGGGGCGCTGTTCATCGACCGGGAACGGCTCTCCGCGCTGCCCTCGGCCGTCGCGGCCGTCGCGGACGCGCTCAGGGAGGGCGACACCGTCGTCGCCTTCCCCGAGGGCACCACGTGGTGCGGGCGGGGGATGGGGCGCTTCCGGCCCGCGGTGTTCCAGGCGGCCGTCGACACCGGCGCCGCGGTCCGCCCGGCCACGCTGCGCTACCGCGAAGGGACGGCGGCCTCGACCCGCGCCTGCTACGTCGGTGACGACTCGCTGCTCGCCTCCATGGTCCGGGTGGCCGGGACCCGTGACCTGGTCGTCGAAGTGACGCTGTTCGCCCCCGTACCGCCCGCGCGGCCGGAGGGCAGGCGGTCCGAGGCCCGCGCGGCGCTGGCCAGGATCGCCGAGGCCCGCGTCCGCACCGGGGCCGACGATCTCGTCCACACTGCCGTCACCGGGCACTAG
- a CDS encoding GNAT family N-acetyltransferase — translation MTISLDTGRYTIGMATGPADVQAAQRLRHEVFAEEMGARLDSPVSGLDVDRFDAYCDHLLVRDGREVVGTYRLLPPGRAERLYSDGEFDLANLAPIREGLVEAGRTCVHPDHRGGAVVALMWAGIARYMISGGHQWLAGCCSVPLDDGGAVASAVVERVPLGPEEYRVAPRTPWRPRGAVRSDRFVPPALLRGYLRLGSWVCGAPAHDRDFGTADFFVLLPMANVNTRYLRHFLGEPL, via the coding sequence ATGACGATCTCTCTTGACACCGGTCGCTACACGATCGGCATGGCCACCGGCCCCGCCGACGTCCAGGCCGCGCAGCGGCTGCGGCACGAGGTCTTCGCCGAGGAGATGGGGGCGCGGCTCGACAGTCCGGTCTCCGGCCTCGACGTGGACAGGTTCGACGCGTACTGCGACCACCTCCTCGTGCGCGACGGCCGCGAGGTCGTCGGCACCTACCGGCTGCTTCCCCCGGGGCGCGCGGAGCGGCTGTACTCCGACGGCGAGTTCGACCTGGCCAACCTCGCGCCCATCAGGGAGGGGCTGGTCGAGGCGGGCCGTACGTGCGTGCACCCCGACCACCGGGGCGGCGCGGTCGTCGCGCTGATGTGGGCGGGCATCGCGCGCTACATGATCTCCGGCGGTCACCAGTGGCTGGCGGGCTGCTGCTCGGTACCGCTGGACGACGGGGGCGCGGTGGCCTCCGCCGTGGTGGAGCGGGTGCCGCTCGGGCCGGAGGAGTACCGGGTCGCGCCGCGCACGCCGTGGCGTCCCCGGGGCGCGGTGCGCTCCGACCGGTTCGTGCCGCCCGCCCTCCTGCGCGGCTACCTGCGGCTGGGGTCGTGGGTGTGCGGGGCGCCCGCGCACGACCGGGACTTCGGCACCGCCGACTTCTTCGTCCTGCTCCCGATGGCCAACGTGAACACCCGCTACCTGCGCCACTTCCTGGGAGAGCCGCTGTGA